CGCTCGGGTGCGTGGCGATGACGCGGTTGGCCGGGTCCGTGAGATCCGCCACGGGGACGGCGAAGACCCGCGCGGTCTCGGCGAGATCGACGGCGCCGACCGGGCTGGGGGTGTGCCACCAGCCGAGGACCGGGGTCACCACGAACTCGCTCACCGGGATGTAGAGCTTCGGCAGCACGCCGAAGAGCTGGACCCCGGCCGGGTCGAGACCGGTCTCCTCCTCGGCCTCCCGCAGCGCGGCGCGCAGCGGTCCGGTCGTCGCCGGATCGCCGTCCTCGGGGTCGAGGGCGCCGCCGGGGAAGGAGGCCTGTCCGGCGTGCGAGCGCAGGGTGCTGGCGCGCTCCATCAACAGCAGCTCGGGGCCGTACTCGCCCTCGCCGAAGAGGATGAGCACGGCGGACTGCCGGCCCACGCCGTTCTCGGGCGGGAGGAAGCGGCTCAGCTCTTCCGGCGCCACGGTGCGCATGGCGTGCACCACCGGGGCCAGCCACGCGGGCAGGCCTTCGGTGGTGACGGGGATGTCGGTCACGGCTTCGTCGTGGATTCGTGCGGCCTTTTCATGGATTCGTGCGTCATGCGCGATGGGTGCGGGGCGTGCGGTCTGGGTTGTGGGTGCGGTCCGCGTTGTGCGCGCGGTGTCCGCAGTGCGGGCGGCCGTACGTGAGGCCTGTGCGGTCTGTGCGGTCCTTGCTTCATGCGTGTCAGCCCGTGTCATCGGCACCCCCGACGTACAACGCCCGCTGTCGCCCGGATCGTTCCAGCCCGCATACGCCGCAGCCCTTCCTCTCCCGCCCGCCGGCCCGCCGGCGCCCCCGCCGTGCCGGTCTGTCCGGTGATACGGCTCCGGCCCGCCGTGCGCTCACCGCGCGGGCGATCATTCGGCTCCGGCGGGGGTGCCGAGCGGGGGCGCGGGCTTGCCCGGGTAGTCCGGCGGCGGGGAGAGCCGCTGTCCCGGATAGCCGCCCATCTCGTACTTGAGCAGCTTCTTCGCCTTCTCCGGGTCGGTCTCGCCCTCTCCGTAGGAGGGGCAGAGGTGCGCGATCGCGCAGGCGCCGCAGGCGGGTTTACGGGAGTGGCAGACCCGGCGTCCGTGGAAGATGATCCGGTGCGAGAGCATCGTCCACTCGCTCTTGGGGAAGATCGCGGCAATCTCCGTCTCGACCTTCTCCGGGTCCTCCTGGCCGGTCCACTTCCAGCGGCGCACGAGCCGGCCGAAGTGGGTGTCGACAGTGAGGCCGGGGACACCGAAAGCGTTGCCCAACACCACGTTGGCGGTCTTGCGGCCGACGCCGGGCAGACTCACGAGGTCCTTCAGCGTGCCGGGCACCTCGCCGTCGTAATGGTCACGCAGCGCCGTCGAAAGCCCTATGAGCGACCTCGTCTTGGCGCGGAAGAACCCGGTGGGGCGGATGACCTCCTCCAGCTCCTCGGGCACGGCGGCGGCCACGTCCTCCGGGGTCGGGTACTTCGCGAAGAGACCGGGGGTCGTCTGGTTGACGCGCAGGTCCGTCGTCTGGGCCGACAGGACCGTGGCGACGAGCAGCTCGAAGGGGTTGCGGAAGTCCAGCTCCGGGTGGGCGTACGGATAGATGTCCGCCAGCTCGCGGTTTATCCGGCGGGCCCGGCGGACCATCGCCAGGTGCGACTCCGGCTTGGCGCTCTTCGGCCGCTTGGCGCTCGGGGCCCTGGCCGTGGACTCGGCGCTCGCGGATTCGGCGCTCGTGCGTTTTGCGGCTTTTGTGGTTTTTTTCGACTTCGCGGCGACCTGTTCGCCCACAGCGGAATTCTGCTTCGGTGACACTCTTCCAGCTCCCTTGGCCTGCCCTCTCACCGGCGAGTTGGACACCCGGCCAGCCTAGAGCCCTGCACTGACATCCGCCCCGGTCCCCGGCCGATCACCACCCGAATCGGGCCCCGGGGCACGGTCCTGGCGCGCTGTGCGTCAAACTTGTGACTGATCGCACGTTTTCGACAACGGGTGACCGGTACGGAGACAGAGTCGCCTCCGGCCCGAGCCGCCCGTGAACACGCAGCACGTCCGGCATCATGGGATCGATGGTCCCTGAGCAGGTCGACAAGGAGAGATTTCGTGGACGACGTTCTACGACGCGCCCCGCTCTTCGCGGCGCTCGACGACGAGCAGGCCGCGGAGCTCCGCGCCTCGATGAGTGAGACGACGCTCGCCCGTGGCGACGCGCTGTTCCACGAAGGCGACCCCGGTGACCGCCTCTATGTGGTCACCGAGGGCAAGGTCAAACTGCACCGCACGTCCCCCGACGGCCGGGAGAACATGCTGGCCGTCCTCGGTCCCGGCGAACTGATCGGCGAGCTGTCGCTCTTCGACCCGGGCCCGCGCACCGCCACCGCGAGCGCCCTCACCGAGGTCAAGCTCCTCGGCCTGGGCCACGGCGACCTCCAGCCCTGGCTGAACGCCCGCCCCGAGGTGGCCACCGCGCTGCTGCGCGCCGTCGCCCGGCGCCTGCGCAAGACGAACGACCAGATGTCCGACCTGGTCTTCTCCGACGTACCGGGCCGGGTCGCCCGTGCGCTTCTCGACCTGTCGCGCCGCTTCGGCGTGCAGTCGGAGGAAGGCATCCACGTCGTGCACGACCTGACGCAGGAGGAGCTGGCCCAGTTGGTCGGCGCGTCCCGCGAGACGGTCAACAAGGCGCTCGCCGACTTCGCCCAGCGCGGCTGGCTGCGTCTGGAGGCCCGCGCGGTGATCCTGCTGGACGTCGAACGCCTCGCGAAGCGCTCGCGCTGACCCGGACGCACACACGCGACGCACACGCGCCACGCACCGCCCGACGCGCACGCCCGACACGCGGAAGCCAGGACCGCATCGGCAAGGCCGCCCCGCTCCCCGAGCCGGGCGGCCTTCCGCATGCCCCGCGCCCCTCCCCCAGGGCTGCCCTACGCCCCCCCCAGGCGTCCTACAGCCCGGTGATCAGCCCGTGCTCGCGCAGGTACTCCAGCTGCGCCCGCACCGACAGCTCCGCCGCCGGCCACAGGGACCGGTCCACGCCGCTGCCTCCGTACACATGCGCCACGATCTCCGCCGCCGAGCGGTACCCGTCCTCCACCGCCGTCTCGACCTGCGCGAGGCGGCTCGCGCGGTGCGCGAGGTAGTACTCGACCGCGCCCTGCGCGTCCTCCAGTACGGGGCCGTGGCCCGGCAGCACCGTATGGACGCCGTCGTCGACCGTCAGCGAGCGCAGCCGCCGCAGCGAGTCGACGTAGTCGCCGAGCCTGCCGTCCGGGTGGGCCACCATCGTCGTGCCGCGGCCGAGGATCGTGTCGCCCGTCAGCACCGCGCGGTCGGCGGGCAGATGGAAACAGAGCGAGTCGGAGGTGTGCCCGGGGGTCGCCACGACGCGCAGCTCAAGCCCGCCCTCGGTGACGACGTCACCGGCCGCCAGCCCCTCGTCACCGAGGCGCAGGGCCGGGTCCAGGGCCCTTACGGGCGTACGCGTCAGCTCGGCGAAGCGCGCCGCGCCCTCCGCGTGGTCCGGGTGGCCGTGGGTGAGCAGGGTCAGCGCGACGCGCTTGCCGGCCTCCTCGGCCGTGGCGACGACCGTCCGCAGATGCGTCTCGTCGAGCGGGCCGGGATCGATCACGACCGCGAGCGCGGAGTCCGGCTCGGAGAGGATCCAGGTGTTCGTGCCGTCGAGGGTCATCGCGGACGCGTTGGGCGCGAGCACGTTGACCGCGCGGGCCGTCGCTACGCCCGACAGGACGCCTCCGCGCGGCTGTCCCGGCAGGGCCGTCGCGTCCGTCATCGGTCCCCACCCGCCAGCGGCACGCGCTTGGTGAACTCGTCCTGGCCCGGCCAGCTGAGCACCACCTCGTCACCCTCCACCCTCGGTCTGGCCAGCACGGGCGCGAGGTCCCGCCCCACGGCGGCTGCGAGGGCCTCGGCCGCGGAGCCGTACATCTGTAGTTCGCGCAGGGTCGCCACGGTGGGGGGCATCATCAGCAGTTCGCCCTTGTCGTATCCGAGTGCCGCGTCGGCGGGCCGGATCCACACCGTGTGGTCGGCCTCCGTAGAAGCGTTGCGCGTACGCTGCCCGGCCGGCAGCGCGGCCACGAAGAACCAGGTGTCGTACCGCTTGGGCTCGAACTCCGGGGTGATCCACCGGGTCCAGGCCGCCAGCAGATCGCTGCGCAGCGTCAGGCCGCGCCGGTCCAGGAACTCCGCGAAGGACAGCTCACGGTCGACAAGGGCGGCCCGGTCGGCCTCCCAGTCGTCCCCCGTGGTGTCGCCGACGACGGTCCCGGCCGTCTCCCCCGCGAGCAGGACCCCGGCCTCCTCGTACGTCTCGCGCACCGCCGCGCAGACGACGGCCTGCGCGGACGCGGCGTCCACGCCGAGCAGCCGGGCCCACACGTCGCGCCCCGGCCCCGCCCAGCGGACGAGCCGGTCGTCGTCGCGCGGGTCGACGCCGCCGCCCGGATACGCGTAGGCACCTCCGGCGAAAGCCATGGAGGTGCGTCGGCGCAGCATATGTACGGAGGGTCCGGGGGATCCGTCGACGGCGTCGCGCAGCAGCATCACCGTCGCGGCCCGCCGTGCGGGAGCGACGCTGAGCTCGCCCTGGGCGAGCGCGCGGATGCGGCCGGACCACTCGGGCGGGAACCACTGACCATTGGGCATGCCGGGATGCTACGGGCTTCCCGGGCGATGTTCGAGAGCCACTTTCCCGGGGTCCGGGGACCCCGGGACGGCGTGACGACAGCCGGCCGGCGAGAACCGGCCCGGCCGGCCCGGCCGCGCGGACGCGTCAGCCGCTCAGTCCGCGGCCACTTCCACCTGGATCTCGATCTCGACGGGGGCGTCCAGCGGCAGGACGGCGACGCCCACCGCGCTGCGCGCGTGCACGCCCTTGTCACCGAAGACCTTCCCGAACAGCTCGCTCGCCCCGTTGAGGACGGCCGGCTGGCCCGTGAAGTCCGGGGCGGAGGCGACGAACCCGACGACCTTCACGACGCGCTCCACGCGGTCCAGGTCGCCGATGACGGACTTCACGGCGGCCAGCGCGTTCAGCGCGCAGATCCGGGCGAGGTCCTTGGCCTCCTCCGCCGTCACCTCGGCGCCGACCTTGCCGGTCAGCGGAAGCTCACCGTCCACCATCGGGAGCTGCCCCGCCGTGTAGACGTACGCCCCCGTCCGTACGGCGGGCTGATACGCCGCCAGAGGCGGTACGACCTGCGGAACGGTCAGCCCCAGTTCAGCGAGGGCCGCCTCGGCCACGCCGCTCACGCGGACTTCTCTCGCTTCAGATAGGCCACCAGCTGCTCGGGGTTGTTCGGCCCCGGAACGACCTGGACCAGTTCCCAGCCGTCCTCGCCCCAGGTGTCCAGAATCTGCTTCGTCGCGTGCACGAGAAGAGGCACCGTCGCGTATTCCCACTTCGTCATGGGCCCGACTGTATCGGCACTGTGCCACGACCTCGTACGGAGCCCGACGAGGATCTCGTACGGAGCCTCCGGACGACCACGTGCGTAGCCCGGTGCCCGACTGGTTAGGCTCGAATGTGTGAGCAGGTTCCAGGTCGTCAGCGGCAAGGGCGGGACCGGTAAGACCACGGTCGCCGCGGCCCTCGCGCTCGCCCTCGCGACGGAGGGCAAGCGCACCCTCCTTGTGGAGGTCGAGGGCAGACAGGGCATCGCACAGCTCTTCGAAACGGAGGCGCTTCCTTACGAGGAACGAAAGATCGCCGTCGCCCCGGGCGGCGGCGAGGTGTACGCGCTGGCCATAGACGCCGAGCGGGCGCTTCTCGACTACCTCCAGATGTTCTACAAGCTCGGCAGCGCGGGCCGCGCCCTGAAGAAGATCGGCGCCATCGACTTCGCCACCACCATCGCGCCGGGCGTCCGGGACGTCCTGCTGACCGGCAAGGCGTGCGAGGCCGTTCGCCGCCGGGACAAGCGGGGCCGGTTCAGTTACGACTACGTGGTGATGGACGCGCCGCCCACCGGCCGCATCACGCGCTTCCTGAACGTGAACGACGAGGTGGCCGGGCTTGCGAAGATAGGGCCGATATACAACCAGGCGCAGGCCGTCATGCGGGTGCTCAAGTCGCCCGGGACCGCCGTGCATCTGGTGACCCTTCTTGAGGAGATGCCGGTCCAGGAGACCGCCGACGGCATCGGCGAGCTGCGCGGCGCCGAACTGCCCGTCGGCAAGGTGATCGTGAACATGGTGCGCCCGCACGTCCTCGATGAGGAGGCGGTCAACGGCGTGGCGGGCGACCGTCGTAAGGAGGTCACCAAGGCGCTCGCGGCGGCCGGGGTGAGCGCGCCCACGAAGCTCGTTGGACCCCTCCTGCAGCAGGCCGCCGAGCACGCCCAGCGCGTGGAGCTGGAGCGCGAGCAGCGCGCCCTCCTCGCGAAGCTCGGGCTGCCTACGTACGAACTCCCCCTGATCGGCGAGGGCATGGACCTCGCCGGTCTGTACCGCCTGGCGGGGGAGCTACGGAATCTTGGGGAGGCCTGATGACTCTGGACCCGGCGGCTGCCCCGCTCGAAGTCGATCCGCTGCTCGACGACCCCGAGACGCGCATCATCGTGTGCTGCGGCTCCGGCGGCGTCGGCAAGACGACGACGGCGGCGGCTCTCGGCGTACGGGCGGCGGAGCGTGGCCGCAAGGTGGTCGTGCTGACCATCGACCCGGCCCGCAGGCTCGCCCAGTCCATGGGCATCGACTCTCTCGACAACACCCCCCGGCAGGTCAAGGGCATCGAGGGCGCGGGCGAACTGCACGCGATGATGCTCGACATGAAGCGCACCTTCGACGAGATCGTCGAGGCGCACGCGGACCAGGACCGGGCGCGCGCCATCCTGGAGAACCCCTTCTACCAGTCCCTGTCGGCCGGTTTCGCGGGCACGCAGGAGTACATGGCGATGGAGAAGCTGGGGCAGCTGCGGGCCCGCGACGAGTGGGACCTGATCGTCGTCGACACCCCGCCGTCGCGCTCCGCGCTCGACTTCCTGGACGCGCCGAAGCGGCTGGGTTCGTTCCTGGACGGGAAGTTCATCCGGCTGCTGATGGCGCCGGCGAAGATGGGCGGCCGGGCGGGGATGAAGTTCCTGAACGTCGGGATGTCGATGATGACCGGCACACTCGGGAAGCTGCTCGGCGGCCAATTCCTGCGTGACGTACAGACGTTCGTGGCCGCGATGGACACGATGTTCGGCGGATTCCGTACGCGCGCGGACGCGACGTACCGGCTGCTCCAGGCGCCCGGCACGGCCTTCCTGGTGGTCGCGGCGCCGGAGCGGGACGCGCTGCGCGAGGCGGCGTACTTCGTGGAGCGGCTGGCCGCCGAGGGGATGCCGCTCGCGGGTCTGGTCCTCAACAGGGTGCACGGCAGCGGCGCCGCGCGGCTGTCGGCCGAGCGGGCGCGGGCCGCCGCGGAAAATCTTGAAGAGGGCCGCATTGTGGATCAGGCCGGCGGGAAGAATGGTGTGCGTGAGGCCGCCGCCCCCGCGGGCTCCTCTCCCGAAACCGCCCTGGCACCGCAGGACCCACAGGCACCGCAAAACCCACAGACATCGCAGGACCCCGCCCCCCAGGCATCCGAACTCCCGCACCAGGAACCGGAATCAGCGACACCCGAACCGCCGTCGGTGAATCAGCTGACGGCCGGTCTGCTGCGCCTGCACGCCGAGCGTATGCAGGTGCTCAAGCGTGAGCAGCGCACCCGCGACCGTTTCACCGCGCTCCACCCGGAGGTGCCGGTGGCCGAGGTGGCGGCACTGCCCGGCGACGTGCACGACCTCGCCGGGCTCCGGACCATCGGTGAACGCCTCGCGGGCGGGAGCACGGCGACCGGGGCCGCGTGACCGACGGGTGTGGGGCGCCCCGCCAGGGCGTGCTCCGCGCATGCGCGCGGTGCCTGGTGCTTCCTGCCGCCTGCTTGGTACGTGGTGCTTGCTGCGTGGTGCGTGCCGGTTTCGCGCTTGCCTGCCGTACGGCGGCCTACCCCACCGCCGCCCACGTGTCGTCGATGACGTCGGCGTAATGGCGTGAGCCGTACGTCTCGTCGTCGTCCTCAAGGCCGGCGGGCAGAATGCCCGCGCTGCGCTCGTACTCGGTGCGTGCGGTTTCGAGCAGCCGTCGCCATGAGGTGACAGTGGGGCGTCTGCGCAGCAATGCGCGCCGCTCCCGCTCGGTCATTCCGCCCCACACGCCGAATTCGACGCGGTTGTCCAGCGCGTCGGCCAGGCACTCCGTCCGCACCGGGCATCCGGTGCACACCGCCTTGGCCCTGTTCTGCGCTGCGCCCTGTACGAACAATTCATCCGGATCGGTAGTGCGGCATGCTGCTTGCGCACTCCAGTCGGTTACCCAGCCCATCGCGGCGCCGTCCTCTCCCGAATCGAGGCTCCCCCACGGCGGAAGCGGCATATTCACCGCTGCCAGTTGAGGACGTTACGGAAGGTGGGCACAGCACAACACCCCCTTCGGGCCCAATCTTGAATGGCCCGAACGGACTATGCGTACGCGGCAGATCACCCAGGGGAGTGACCCAGAGACATGAGCGACGAACCCGACAAGTCGGGTCAACTCTCCTGAGTAGCAACGGACGCCAGAGGACGTACCGGGCGGAATCGGACGGGACTTCCGACGCTTTACGGTTAGCCGGATGTTCACGTCGGTGACTTGATACGAAACCGCACTGCTGTGACAGTTGAGTTCAGCTTAGGCCAGAGCCTTTGTGCGTGTCCGGCGAATGAGAACGTAGGCTGCTGTCATGCCAAAGAAGCGCTCGGGCGGCGGTCTGACCGGGACCCAGCAGGCCGCCAAGTTCCTCGGTGTCAGTGTGCTCGCGGGAGCCGTACTGGCGGGAATCGCCTTGCCCGCCTTCGGAGTTCTGGGCCTGGCGGCCAAGGGGACCGTCGAGGGATTCGACGAGATCCCGGCCAATCTCAAGACGCCGCCGCTCAGTCAGCGCACCACGATCCTCGACAAGGACGGCGGCCCCATCGCCACCGTCTACTCGCGCGACCGGACCGTGGTCCCTCTCACCGACATCTCGCCCTACATGCAGAAGGCGATCGTCGCGATCGAGGACTCACGCTTCTACGAGCACGGGGCGGTCGACCTCAAGGGCGTTCTGCGGGCGGCCAATCGCAACGCGCAGTCGGGCGGCGTCTCCCAGGGCGCCTCGACCCTCACCCAGCAGTATGTGAAGAACGTCTTCGTGGAAGAAGCCGGCGACGACCCCGACAAGGTCGCCCAGGCCACCCAGCAGACCATCGGCCGCAAGATCCGCGAGCTCAAGTTCGCGATCCAGGTCGAGGAGGAGCTGGGCAAGAAGAAGATCCTTGAGAACTACCTGAACATCACCTTCTTCGGACAGCAGGCGTACGGCATCGAGGCCGCTTCGCACCGCTACTTCTCCAAGTCCGCCAAGGACTTGAAGCTGGAGGAGGCGGCGCTGCTGGCGGGCCTCGTCCAGTCACCGAGCCGGTACGACCCGGTGAACGACCGGGAAGAGGCGACCAAGCGCCGTAACACCGTGATACAGCGCATGGCCGACGTGAAGGACATCTCGCAGGCCGAGGCCGACCGCGCGAAAAACACCGAGATCGCGCTGAAGGTCAGCACACCCAAGAACGGCTGCATCACGGCGGTCAAGGGCGCGGGCTTCTTCTGCGACTACGTACGGAAGGTGTTCCTCACCGACTCCGCCTTCGGCAAGACGCAGGAGGACCGGGCCAAGGTCTGGAACCAGGGCGGGCTGACCATCCGTACGACGCTCGACCCGCAGGCGCAGGAGTCGGCGCAGGAGTCGATCAAGAACCACGTCTACAAGACGGACGAGGTCGCCACGGCGCTGTCGATCGTCGAGCCGGGCACCGGCAAGGTCCTCGCGATGGGCCAGTCGCGGCCGTACGGCGGCGGCAAGAACGAGACGTACATGAACCTCTCCGTCGACGAGGAGATGGGCGGCGGCGCCGGCTACCAGCCGGGCTCGACGTTCAAGCCCATCGTCGCGGCGGCGGCCCTGGAGCAGGGCATCCAGCCGACCCAGTCGTACCCCTCGCCGTACCAGATGGACTACCCGAGCCCGGTGCAGACCTGCAAGGGCCCGTGGACGGACCAGGGCGTCCCGGTCGAGAACGAGAACGAGACCGAGGTCGGCCCGTACGGGATGAAGGAAGCGACCGCCAAGTCGGTCAACACCTACTACGTACAGCTGATCAGCCAGATCGGCGTCTGCCCGGTGACCGAGCTGGCCAGGAAGATGGGCGTCGAGCGGGCCAACGGCAAGCCGATCGACCAGGTCCCGTCGATCACGCTGGGCACGCAGGAGATGTCGCCGCTGACGATGGCGTCCGGCTACGCGACGTTCGCCAACCGCGGCACGTACTGCACCCCGATCGCCATCGAGTCGATCACCGGCCCGAACGGCAAGGAGCTGGACGTCCCGAAGTCGACCTGCTCGCGGGCGATGTCGGAGAAGACGGCCGACACCATAAACACGCTGCTGGAGGGCGTGGTCGAGGACGGTACGGGCCAGGAGGCGGGGCTCGGCAGCAGGCCGAGCGCCGGCAAGACGGGTACGACCGACTTCCGGCTCGCCGCGTGGTTCGTGGGCTACACGCCGAACATGGCGGGCGCGGTGTGGGTCGGTGACCCGCAGCACAAGAAGAAAATGGTGGACATCACCATCGGCGGCCAGTACCACGACAAGGTCTTCGGTGGCGCGGTGCCAGGACCGATCTGGCGCGACGCGATGAGCGGCGCGCTGGACGGCAAGGAGGCGCCCGCCTTCAACACCATCAACATCCCGAACCCGGAGAAGGACAAGGGCGACAGGGACGAGGACCGTGACCGGGACCGCGACAAGCCCGGGAACGACAACGGTGGGAACGGCAACGGCGGTGGCGACAACCGCGGCGACAACGGCGACCAGGACCCGGGCAACGGCGACAGCGACGGGGACAATCCGTTCCCGGGCTTCCCGGGGACGTTCGGCTAGGAAGTAGCAGAGGAAGGGGGGCCGCGACGATCAGGATTCGTCGGGCCCCCCTTCTTCATGCCTTCTTCTTCATGCCTTCAGGCTTTTCATGTCCTTCAGGCTGAGGCCAGTCTCTGCTTGACGGCGGCGGCGACCCGGCCGCCCTCCGCCCGCCCGGCGACCTTCGGCCCGACGATCTTCATGACGGCGCCCATGGCGCGCGGCCCCTCGGCGCCGGCGGCCTTCGCCTCGCCCACGGCCTGCGCGACGATCTCGCCGAGCTCGTCGTCGGTGAGCTGCTGCGGCAGATACGCGTCGAGCAGTACGCCCTCGGCCTTCTCCCGCTCGGCCTGCTCGGCGCGCCCGCCCTGCGCGAAGGCCTCGGCCGCCTCGCGGCGCTTCTTGGCCTCCTTGGCGATCACCTTCTGCACCTCGTCGTCGGAGAGCTCGCGCGCCGCCTTGCCGGAGACCTCTTCCTTGGAGATCGCGGCGAGGGTCAGCCGGAGGGTGGCGGAGCGCAGCTCGTCGCGTGCCTTGATCGCGGCGATGAGGTCGTCGTGCAGCGTGGACTTGAGCGTGGTCATACGGACAGTGTGTCAGGTACGCCCCAGGACGCGCCGTCCGGTTTTCCGGGCCGCCGGGGTGTGCCCGGCAGGGCGGCCCGAGTCTGCGACGATGACACCATGCGCGCACGCTACGGAGTCCCCCTGAAAGTCACCGCAGGAATCGCGGCCGTCGGCGTGGCCGGCATCGCCTACGCCGCCGGTTTCGAGGCCCGCTCCTTCCGGCTGCGACGGGTCTCCGTACCCGTACTTCCGGAGGGCATGCGACCGTTGCGGATCCTCCAGGTCTCGGACATCCATATGGTCCGCGGCCAGCGCAAGAAGCAGCGCTGGCTCCGCTCGCTGGCCGGCCTGCGCCCCGACTTCGTGGTGAACACCGGCGACAACCTCTCCGACCAGGAGGGCGTACCGGAGGTGCTCGACGCGCTGGGCCCGCTGATGGAGTTCCCGGGCGTCTACGTCTTCGGCTCCAACGACTACTACGGCCCCGCGCTGCGCAACCCGGCGCGCTA
The nucleotide sequence above comes from Streptomyces sp. NBC_01716. Encoded proteins:
- a CDS encoding GatB/YqeY domain-containing protein, producing the protein MTTLKSTLHDDLIAAIKARDELRSATLRLTLAAISKEEVSGKAARELSDDEVQKVIAKEAKKRREAAEAFAQGGRAEQAEREKAEGVLLDAYLPQQLTDDELGEIVAQAVGEAKAAGAEGPRAMGAVMKIVGPKVAGRAEGGRVAAAVKQRLASA